One window from the genome of Hyalangium ruber encodes:
- a CDS encoding RedB protein, with the protein MSGSAVSARYARGVLIATGLLWVVAVFGGMAALSHYATTPGESRESPARWPKDSALHPTPGRAQLVMLAHPRCPCTRASLGELEQVLAKAGGRAEAHVLFLRPEGLEKEWEKGELWQRAASIPGVTVREDVGGVEARRLGATTSGHVLLFDSEGLLRFSGGITSSRGHAGDNTGRATLEALLSQPEFVAEGRHPVYGCALEGPDERLAVGALP; encoded by the coding sequence ATGAGCGGCAGTGCGGTTTCCGCCCGATACGCTCGGGGTGTGCTCATCGCCACCGGGCTCCTGTGGGTCGTCGCGGTGTTCGGAGGCATGGCGGCCCTGTCCCACTACGCCACCACGCCCGGGGAGAGCCGTGAGTCTCCCGCGCGGTGGCCCAAGGACAGCGCCCTGCACCCCACGCCGGGACGCGCCCAGCTCGTCATGCTGGCCCACCCCCGCTGCCCCTGCACGCGCGCGAGCCTGGGGGAGCTGGAGCAGGTGCTGGCCAAGGCCGGGGGGCGCGCGGAGGCTCACGTCCTCTTCCTCCGGCCCGAGGGGCTGGAGAAGGAGTGGGAGAAGGGTGAGCTGTGGCAGCGCGCCGCCTCCATCCCCGGCGTCACCGTGCGCGAGGACGTGGGCGGCGTGGAGGCACGGCGCCTGGGCGCCACCACCTCCGGGCATGTCCTGCTCTTCGATTCGGAGGGGCTGCTGCGCTTCAGCGGAGGCATCACCAGCTCGCGCGGACACGCGGGCGACAACACCGGGCGCGCCACGCTCGAGGCGCTGCTGAGCCAGCCGGAGTTCGTGGCCGAGGGGCGCCACCCCGTCTACGGGTGCGCGCTGGAAGGGCCGGACGAGCGCCTCGCGGTGGGGGCCCTGCCATGA
- a CDS encoding response regulator, with protein MNERLNVLVVDDEHSVLVTAAAILSEDFRVLTASDATAALRLMERNTIDVLATDFNMPGRNGIQLLREAMRLQPHLSGVLVTGHREYLDKRDKYEMQGLYYLLIKPYEPKRLVELIHRAAEASRLKRTMSSLSSELSAWKRVL; from the coding sequence ATGAACGAGCGGCTCAATGTCCTGGTCGTCGATGACGAGCACTCGGTGCTGGTCACCGCCGCGGCCATCCTCTCCGAAGACTTTCGCGTGCTGACGGCCTCCGACGCGACGGCGGCGCTGCGGTTGATGGAGCGCAACACCATCGATGTGCTGGCCACCGACTTCAACATGCCCGGGCGCAACGGCATCCAGCTCTTGCGCGAGGCGATGCGGCTCCAGCCCCACCTCTCCGGCGTGCTCGTCACCGGCCACCGCGAGTATCTCGACAAGCGGGACAAGTACGAGATGCAGGGGCTCTACTACCTGCTCATCAAGCCCTATGAGCCCAAGCGGCTGGTGGAGTTGATCCACCGCGCGGCGGAGGCCTCCCGGCTCAAGCGGACGATGAGCTCGCTCTCCTCGGAGCTGAGCGCCTGGAAGCGGGTGTTGTGA
- a CDS encoding GNAT family N-acetyltransferase: MDVQVRFARTEEERAAIYHLRYATYVEEMHLYAGQADHSRRQLVDTADAQAHQLYAEVDGQVVGTLRLHLGSDGPLPETLAKRFELERFVPQVPVEQVCFVGRFMVRRDMRGTAVPYRLIQESIRFQLERGMELTLCDCQPHLLNLYTSLGFRPYLGTYDDPEFGVMVPLVLVLRDREHLEWVGSPLRALLPSDAPASEVPARVAPLLEQARGVLSQEASDPDQYWREVHGLLGRSRPQVFSGLSEPELQAVLASSHVIECAPGDCLIRRGQVARTVFVVLSGTLEVRDGERVVAVVSEGEVLGEVAFLLSTPRISDVYATGAGARLLCLSEKSLRGLIDSSSRAAALLLLNLSRALAHKLVQRADSPK; this comes from the coding sequence ATGGATGTCCAGGTCCGCTTCGCCCGCACGGAGGAGGAGCGCGCCGCCATCTACCATCTGCGGTACGCCACCTACGTCGAGGAGATGCACCTGTACGCGGGCCAGGCGGATCATTCGCGCCGCCAACTGGTGGACACCGCGGATGCGCAGGCGCACCAGCTCTACGCGGAGGTGGACGGGCAGGTGGTGGGCACGCTGCGGCTGCACCTGGGCAGCGACGGGCCGCTGCCGGAGACGCTGGCGAAGCGCTTCGAGCTGGAGCGCTTCGTGCCCCAGGTTCCGGTGGAGCAGGTGTGCTTCGTGGGGCGCTTCATGGTGCGCCGGGACATGCGGGGCACGGCGGTGCCGTACCGGCTCATCCAGGAGAGCATCCGCTTCCAGTTGGAGCGGGGCATGGAGCTGACGCTGTGCGACTGCCAGCCGCACCTGCTCAACCTCTATACGTCCCTGGGGTTCCGGCCATACCTGGGCACCTATGACGACCCGGAGTTCGGGGTGATGGTGCCGCTGGTGCTGGTGCTGAGGGACCGCGAGCACCTGGAGTGGGTGGGCTCGCCGCTGCGGGCGCTGCTGCCGTCGGACGCGCCCGCCTCGGAGGTGCCAGCGCGCGTGGCGCCGCTGCTGGAGCAGGCGCGGGGGGTGCTGAGCCAGGAGGCGAGTGACCCGGACCAGTACTGGCGGGAGGTCCACGGGCTCCTGGGGCGCTCCCGGCCGCAGGTGTTCAGCGGACTGTCGGAGCCGGAGCTGCAGGCGGTGCTCGCCAGCAGCCATGTCATCGAGTGCGCGCCGGGAGACTGCCTCATCCGCCGGGGCCAGGTGGCGCGCACGGTGTTCGTGGTGCTCTCCGGCACGCTGGAGGTGCGGGACGGAGAGCGCGTGGTGGCGGTGGTCAGCGAGGGCGAGGTGCTGGGAGAGGTGGCGTTCCTGCTGTCGACGCCGCGGATCAGCGACGTGTACGCCACGGGCGCGGGGGCGCGCCTGCTGTGTCTCAGCGAGAAGTCGTTGCGGGGGCTGATCGACTCCAGCTCCCGCGCGGCGGCACTGCTGCTGCTCAACCTCTCCCGGGCCCTGGCCCACAAGCTGGTGCAGCGCGCCGACAGCCCGAAGTGA
- a CDS encoding HPF/RaiA family ribosome-associated protein → MNRPLQITYRGMESSEAMSEHIRDQAEKLEQLFDRIVGCHVVVEQPHKHQRQGNHFHVRLDLHVPGKDIVVGKDHAERRSHEDPYQAVNEAFDAARMQLQHHADAQREHR, encoded by the coding sequence ATGAACCGACCGCTGCAGATCACCTACCGGGGAATGGAGTCGAGCGAGGCGATGTCCGAGCACATCCGGGACCAGGCGGAGAAGCTGGAGCAGCTCTTCGATCGCATCGTCGGTTGCCATGTCGTGGTGGAGCAGCCCCACAAGCACCAGCGCCAGGGCAACCACTTCCACGTGCGGCTGGACCTGCACGTCCCCGGCAAGGACATCGTCGTCGGCAAGGACCACGCCGAGCGCCGCTCGCACGAGGACCCCTACCAGGCGGTGAATGAGGCCTTCGACGCGGCGCGGATGCAGCTCCAGCACCACGCCGACGCCCAGCGCGAACACCGCTGA
- a CDS encoding DUF72 domain-containing protein — protein sequence MIRFGPAGWTYKDWAGVVYPKPCPKEFDPLVAIARLFTTIEINTSFYGPVTPKNAHLWLERTAFNPDFRFTAKLWQRFTHQRDEPWTAEDVRWTRVGLGIMHKAGRLGAVLVQFPWSFRNVPENRDWVDSIVDAFGDFPLVLEVRHASWNEPSYYAELVERGLGFVNIDQPLYKDSIAPSARATAAVGYVRVHGRNYKEWFRHKSPIDRYDYLYSAKELAPWAERTKEIASHPRVQDVYVITNNHARGKGVANALMLEAMVTGRTVEAPEPLLREYEEVLGPYARPVDLLSTTVALQQ from the coding sequence ATGATTCGGTTCGGGCCCGCGGGGTGGACCTATAAGGACTGGGCGGGGGTGGTGTACCCGAAGCCCTGCCCCAAGGAGTTCGATCCGCTGGTGGCGATCGCGCGGCTGTTCACGACGATCGAGATCAACACGTCGTTCTACGGGCCGGTGACACCGAAGAATGCGCACCTGTGGTTGGAGCGCACGGCGTTCAACCCGGACTTCCGCTTCACGGCGAAGCTGTGGCAGCGCTTCACGCACCAGCGCGACGAGCCGTGGACGGCGGAGGACGTGCGGTGGACGCGGGTGGGGCTGGGAATCATGCACAAGGCGGGGCGGCTGGGAGCGGTGCTGGTGCAGTTCCCGTGGTCGTTCCGCAACGTGCCGGAGAACCGGGACTGGGTGGACTCGATCGTGGACGCATTCGGGGACTTCCCGTTGGTGCTGGAGGTGCGGCACGCCTCATGGAACGAGCCCTCGTACTACGCGGAGCTGGTGGAGCGAGGGCTGGGCTTCGTGAACATCGATCAGCCGCTCTACAAGGATTCGATCGCGCCGAGCGCGCGGGCGACGGCGGCGGTGGGGTACGTGCGGGTCCACGGCCGTAACTACAAGGAGTGGTTCCGGCACAAGTCGCCGATCGACCGGTACGACTACCTGTACTCGGCGAAGGAGCTGGCGCCGTGGGCGGAGCGGACGAAGGAGATCGCCTCTCACCCACGGGTGCAGGACGTGTACGTCATCACCAACAACCACGCGCGGGGCAAGGGCGTGGCGAACGCGCTGATGTTGGAGGCGATGGTGACAGGGCGGACGGTGGAGGCGCCGGAGCCGCTGCTGCGAGAGTACGAGGAAGTGCTGGGCCCATACGCGCGTCCGGTGGATCTCCTGTCCACGACGGTAGCGCTGCAACAGTGA
- a CDS encoding DUSAM domain-containing protein, which produces MTDEEGLVWHQLEQLDQRVLEQGEPLELSDGTRAILTGGARFVAISPKDAEDALRGVSTATTLLGEIRRRIRAASFRLGDADSLADRLREKGDLAGARKALEDALAVEVVPHYKEQLEIRLDYQATFEAIFLTGHVEEDFHPWGQIRALSLRVRQGKPLEPRDDLREFLRKTAPSVAISEAEAEELLDAEKGAEALLAMMLMRMEDGKQRIFQALYQMIRCEEAGDLEGARQQLREVLAVELVPQYRRMAEENLSRLDRPSSEE; this is translated from the coding sequence ATGACTGACGAAGAGGGGCTTGTTTGGCACCAGCTCGAGCAACTGGACCAAAGAGTATTGGAGCAGGGCGAGCCGCTCGAGTTGAGTGACGGAACTCGCGCCATCCTGACAGGCGGCGCCCGATTCGTGGCAATCAGCCCCAAGGACGCCGAGGATGCCCTGCGTGGCGTCTCGACAGCTACCACCCTCCTGGGGGAAATCCGTCGCCGCATCCGAGCGGCGTCCTTTCGCTTGGGGGATGCGGATTCTCTGGCGGACCGCTTGCGCGAAAAGGGGGACTTGGCGGGTGCGCGGAAGGCGCTCGAAGACGCGCTCGCGGTCGAAGTCGTTCCCCACTACAAAGAGCAGCTTGAGATTCGCCTCGATTATCAGGCGACGTTCGAGGCGATCTTCCTGACCGGACACGTCGAAGAGGACTTCCATCCTTGGGGGCAGATCCGCGCCCTGTCCCTTCGAGTTCGGCAGGGAAAGCCGCTGGAGCCTCGCGACGACCTGCGCGAGTTCTTGCGGAAGACCGCTCCGTCGGTGGCCATCAGCGAAGCCGAGGCAGAAGAGCTCCTCGATGCCGAGAAGGGCGCTGAGGCGCTTCTGGCGATGATGCTGATGCGCATGGAAGACGGAAAGCAGCGAATCTTCCAGGCGCTCTACCAGATGATCCGCTGCGAGGAAGCGGGAGACCTCGAAGGAGCCCGTCAGCAACTGCGCGAGGTGCTGGCGGTGGAACTCGTCCCCCAGTACCGCCGCATGGCCGAGGAGAACCTGTCCCGATTGGACAGACCGTCCTCGGAAGAGTGA
- a CDS encoding AAA family ATPase: MGRTKRAEGGFTGGMDSFLRSVTLRREMVSDFARYPFSIPAIRNLETLEFHPQVTFFVGENGSGKSTLVEAIAVAAGFNAEGGSRNFNFATRRSESELHKHLRLVRGTRRPKTGYFLRAESFFNVATEIENNPDAMASHGSVHHHELSHGEAFLALVQKRFWANGLYVLDEPEAALSPQRQLALLRSIHDLVRDSCQFVISTHSPLLLAYPHARIYHLSVEGMSEVAYEQTEHYALTRDFLLNREAYLRRILE, translated from the coding sequence ATGGGGCGTACGAAGCGAGCAGAGGGCGGCTTCACGGGCGGAATGGACTCCTTCCTGCGCTCGGTGACGCTCCGCCGCGAGATGGTGTCGGACTTCGCGCGCTATCCCTTCTCCATCCCCGCCATCCGCAACCTGGAGACGCTGGAGTTCCACCCCCAGGTCACCTTCTTCGTGGGCGAGAACGGGAGTGGAAAGTCCACCCTCGTGGAGGCCATCGCCGTGGCTGCCGGCTTCAACGCGGAAGGCGGCAGCCGGAACTTCAACTTCGCCACGAGGAGGTCGGAGTCGGAGCTCCACAAGCATCTCCGGCTCGTACGAGGAACGCGGAGACCCAAGACCGGCTACTTCCTGCGCGCGGAGAGCTTCTTCAACGTCGCGACGGAGATCGAAAACAACCCGGATGCCATGGCGAGCCACGGCTCCGTCCATCACCACGAGCTCTCGCATGGAGAGGCCTTCCTGGCGCTGGTCCAGAAGCGCTTCTGGGCCAACGGCCTGTACGTCCTCGATGAGCCGGAGGCGGCGCTCTCGCCGCAGCGGCAGCTCGCCCTGCTCCGCTCCATCCACGACCTGGTGCGCGACTCCTGCCAGTTCGTGATCTCGACCCACTCTCCGCTGCTGCTCGCCTACCCGCACGCGCGCATCTACCACCTCTCGGTGGAGGGCATGTCCGAGGTGGCCTATGAGCAAACGGAGCACTACGCGCTCACGCGAGACTTCCTCTTGAACCGGGAGGCCTATCTCCGCCGGATCCTCGAGTAA
- a CDS encoding PH domain-containing protein: MSEALPPIERLTPGALTLFRLEGLIRAGLYGLPVAGLALAMLVAEHLLWALLALCLAVVLALLLCLWYPSRAWRSWGYAVREHDLLITGGVLIHQVVSIPAGRIQHVDIQQGPIERALGLARVRVYTASGGGADGVIPGLALETADALRERLVRREAEDVV; this comes from the coding sequence ATGTCCGAAGCCTTGCCCCCGATAGAGCGACTCACCCCAGGCGCGCTCACCCTGTTCCGCCTGGAAGGACTGATTCGCGCGGGGCTCTACGGCCTGCCCGTCGCGGGGCTCGCCCTGGCGATGCTGGTAGCGGAGCACCTGCTGTGGGCGCTGCTGGCGCTCTGCCTGGCCGTCGTGCTGGCACTGCTCCTGTGCCTCTGGTACCCGTCCCGGGCCTGGCGAAGCTGGGGCTACGCCGTGCGCGAGCACGACCTGCTCATCACCGGAGGCGTACTGATCCACCAGGTGGTCTCCATTCCCGCCGGACGCATCCAGCACGTGGACATCCAGCAAGGCCCCATCGAGCGAGCGCTGGGGCTGGCGCGGGTGCGCGTCTACACCGCCTCGGGAGGAGGCGCCGACGGCGTCATCCCCGGCCTGGCCCTGGAGACAGCGGACGCGCTGCGCGAGCGCCTGGTGCGCCGAGAGGCCGAGGATGTCGTCTGA
- a CDS encoding PH domain-containing protein, whose translation MSSEATPPSSDTPRPSAPTEFPWQRLHPASALANLLPVTLRLLRGMAVPLVTLALVSRKDGELARLLVPASVFFILSLAFTVLHALSTRYRLAGGRLEIVSGFVFRRTRTIDVTHVQNTEVVQPFTHRLLGLVQVKIETASGLKSEGELSALSPEKAQELISALQTARGAAAPTAEAAPVTEELIVQNSPRDLVRYGATATGLGVGAVLVGLALDEVEASRVVFRVLERRWEAWAGSGVLWVGVVVGVLVALTLLLVGNGVVAAVRYHGFRLAKAGERFQASFGLLTRRQVGLNLHRIQLVTVDEPLPRRWLRFGSVEVETAGLRTGEANVEQAEVVVPVVAAERMSTVVRELVPELPGELSELTLNPPHPRALWRARVRAVVSGSLVALLLTGLLWPWGALAWGLLPLELWRAWLDHRHQGWLLTEHLVIVRTGFWRRRTSVLRRGRIQSVSAVQGPLERRHGLGHAQVAVAGANVSLPSVAWEEALRLLDVLSPRRPRPSTPPVPVAPSDDVPQTTL comes from the coding sequence ATGTCGTCTGAAGCCACGCCTCCGTCCTCCGACACGCCCAGGCCATCGGCACCCACCGAGTTCCCGTGGCAACGACTGCACCCTGCGTCCGCGTTGGCGAATCTGCTGCCGGTGACCCTGCGACTGCTGCGCGGGATGGCCGTCCCGCTGGTGACGCTGGCGCTCGTGTCTCGCAAGGACGGCGAACTGGCACGGCTGCTCGTGCCCGCCAGCGTGTTCTTCATTCTCTCGCTGGCCTTCACCGTGCTGCACGCGCTCAGCACGCGCTACCGTCTGGCCGGAGGACGGCTGGAGATCGTCAGCGGCTTCGTCTTCCGGCGCACGCGCACCATCGACGTGACCCACGTGCAGAACACCGAGGTGGTGCAACCCTTCACCCATCGGCTGCTGGGGCTGGTGCAGGTGAAGATCGAGACCGCCTCGGGCCTCAAATCAGAAGGAGAGCTATCCGCGCTCTCTCCGGAGAAGGCCCAGGAGCTCATCTCCGCGCTGCAAACGGCGCGAGGCGCCGCCGCCCCCACGGCCGAGGCCGCCCCCGTGACCGAGGAGCTGATCGTCCAGAACAGCCCCCGAGACTTGGTGCGCTACGGCGCCACGGCCACGGGGCTGGGCGTGGGCGCGGTGCTCGTGGGCCTCGCGCTGGATGAGGTGGAAGCCTCGCGCGTGGTGTTCCGTGTGCTGGAGCGACGCTGGGAGGCGTGGGCGGGCTCGGGGGTGTTGTGGGTGGGCGTGGTGGTCGGAGTCCTCGTGGCGCTGACGCTGCTGCTGGTGGGCAATGGCGTGGTGGCGGCGGTGCGCTACCATGGCTTCCGGCTCGCGAAAGCGGGCGAGCGTTTCCAGGCCTCCTTCGGCCTGCTGACGCGCCGGCAGGTGGGGCTGAACCTCCATCGCATCCAGCTGGTGACCGTGGACGAGCCCCTGCCCCGTCGATGGCTGCGCTTCGGCTCGGTGGAAGTCGAGACGGCGGGGCTGCGCACGGGCGAGGCCAACGTGGAGCAGGCCGAGGTGGTGGTGCCCGTGGTGGCCGCCGAGCGGATGAGCACCGTGGTCCGGGAGCTGGTGCCCGAACTCCCGGGAGAGCTGTCCGAGCTGACGCTGAACCCGCCCCACCCCCGCGCCCTGTGGCGAGCCCGCGTCCGCGCCGTCGTGAGCGGCTCACTCGTGGCGCTGCTGCTGACCGGACTCCTCTGGCCCTGGGGCGCACTGGCGTGGGGCCTGTTGCCCCTCGAGCTCTGGCGAGCGTGGCTGGATCATCGTCACCAGGGATGGCTGCTCACGGAGCATCTGGTCATCGTGCGCACGGGCTTCTGGCGGCGGCGAACGAGCGTGCTGCGCCGGGGCCGCATCCAGTCCGTGAGCGCGGTGCAGGGCCCCCTGGAGCGCCGCCATGGCCTGGGGCACGCGCAGGTCGCCGTGGCGGGAGCGAACGTCTCCCTCCCCAGCGTCGCGTGGGAGGAGGCCTTGCGCCTGCTCGACGTCCTGTCTCCGCGCCGCCCGCGTCCGAGCACCCCGCCCGTGCCCGTGGCGCCCTCGGACGACGTGCCGCAAACAACCCTCTGA
- a CDS encoding aldo/keto reductase yields MDEVRNPQGQDKREERISPSRREVLAAGFGGALLLGASPPAQETPRPASPAPEGGRTMLTRPIPRTGEKLPAIGLGTWQTFNVGTDAKERAPLKDVLKRFLEAGGRVIDSSPMYDRAETVVGDLLEELGQSRTPFLASKVWTMGRVEGEQQMRTSVQRMGRGRMDLMQVHNLVDVQTHLATLRQWQEAGRIRYIGVTHYLPSSFEKLEKLIREETLDFVQLPYSLTQREAEARLLPACAERGVAVVVMSPFEQGALFQQVRGKALPPWAAEFDCTSWAQFFLKFILGHPAVTCPIPATSNPKHLEDNLKAGFGRLPDEKTRAKMVKHLGL; encoded by the coding sequence ATGGACGAGGTGCGGAATCCACAGGGCCAGGACAAGCGAGAGGAGCGCATCAGCCCCTCACGCCGCGAGGTGCTCGCCGCCGGGTTCGGCGGCGCATTGCTGCTGGGCGCTTCTCCCCCCGCGCAGGAGACTCCCCGTCCCGCCTCGCCCGCGCCAGAAGGGGGCCGCACCATGCTCACCCGTCCCATCCCTCGCACGGGCGAGAAGCTGCCCGCCATCGGGCTCGGCACCTGGCAGACCTTCAACGTGGGCACCGACGCCAAGGAGCGCGCCCCGCTCAAGGACGTGCTCAAGCGCTTCCTGGAGGCGGGCGGCCGCGTCATCGACTCCTCGCCCATGTACGACCGGGCGGAGACGGTGGTGGGCGACCTGCTCGAGGAGCTGGGCCAGTCGCGCACCCCGTTCCTCGCCTCCAAGGTTTGGACGATGGGGCGCGTGGAGGGCGAGCAGCAGATGCGCACCTCGGTGCAGCGCATGGGCCGCGGGCGCATGGACCTGATGCAGGTTCACAACCTGGTGGACGTGCAGACACACCTGGCCACCCTGCGCCAGTGGCAGGAGGCCGGGCGCATCCGCTACATCGGCGTCACCCACTACCTGCCCTCGTCCTTCGAGAAGCTGGAGAAGCTCATCCGCGAGGAGACGCTGGACTTCGTGCAGCTGCCCTACTCCCTCACCCAGCGCGAGGCGGAGGCACGGCTGCTGCCAGCCTGCGCCGAGCGCGGGGTGGCGGTGGTGGTGATGAGCCCCTTCGAGCAGGGCGCGCTCTTCCAGCAGGTGCGCGGCAAGGCCCTGCCCCCGTGGGCCGCGGAGTTCGACTGCACCAGCTGGGCGCAGTTCTTCCTCAAGTTCATCCTCGGCCACCCCGCCGTCACCTGCCCCATCCCCGCCACCAGCAACCCGAAGCACCTCGAGGACAACCTCAAGGCCGGCTTCGGGCGGCTGCCCGACGAGAAGACGCGGGCGAAGATGGTGAAGCACCTGGGCCTCTAG
- a CDS encoding pyridoxamine 5'-phosphate oxidase family protein: MAKKKAEQKGGEQKDAIVHLGELIHGIKVAMMTTVEEDGSLRSRPMWTHDRDFDGELWFFTREHSAKVDEVEHDHHVSLAYSEPAKDRYVSVSGRCRLVQDKEKARELWNPTLKAWFPEGLDDPELALLCVKVEKAEYWDTPNSRMVQLVGFVKAVLTGEQYKPGDNAKVTLGDGASVH, encoded by the coding sequence ATGGCCAAGAAGAAGGCGGAGCAGAAGGGCGGCGAGCAGAAGGACGCCATCGTCCATCTGGGGGAGCTCATCCACGGAATCAAAGTGGCGATGATGACGACGGTGGAGGAGGACGGCAGTCTGCGCAGCCGGCCCATGTGGACGCATGATCGCGACTTCGACGGGGAGCTGTGGTTCTTCACCCGGGAGCACTCGGCCAAGGTGGACGAGGTGGAGCACGACCACCACGTGAGCCTCGCCTACTCCGAGCCGGCCAAGGACCGCTACGTCTCCGTGAGCGGCCGCTGCCGGCTGGTGCAGGACAAGGAGAAGGCGCGCGAGCTGTGGAACCCCACCCTCAAGGCCTGGTTCCCCGAGGGGCTGGATGATCCAGAGTTGGCGCTGCTGTGCGTCAAGGTAGAGAAAGCGGAGTACTGGGACACCCCCAACAGCCGCATGGTGCAGTTGGTGGGCTTCGTGAAGGCAGTGCTCACCGGTGAGCAGTACAAGCCGGGCGACAACGCGAAGGTGACGCTGGGCGACGGCGCCAGCGTCCACTGA
- a CDS encoding inositol-3-phosphate synthase, producing MDTKVRAVSKPEGKLAILLPGLGAVSTTLIAGVEMVRQGKGLPVGSLTQMGTARLGKRTEGRTVKIKDLVPIAQLQDVVFGAWDIINENAAQVAARSDVLSKEHQELVRPALEKIVPKKGVHNPEFVRRIAANHIKDTKTHRESIEALRQDIRDFKKELGAKRAVMIVCASVETYTGTPAATQSLAALEKALDANDASINPTLLYAYAALKEGVPFANATPNTSVDTPALQELARQEGLPVAGRDLKSGQTMMKTVIAPSLKARMLGLEGWFSTNILGNRDGEVLDDPQAFKAKEVTKAGVLDTILQPEVYPELYGKVSHKVSIHYYPPRGDAKEGWDNIDIFGWLGYPMQLKINFLCRDSILAAPLVLDIALFLDLAKRLEWKGIQEWMSFYFKSPMAQPGLQPEHDLFIQQTKLKNTLRIIAGEEPITHLGLDYYGDDLPLAR from the coding sequence ATGGATACGAAGGTAAGGGCAGTCTCCAAGCCCGAGGGGAAGCTGGCGATTCTGTTGCCGGGCCTCGGAGCGGTCTCCACCACCCTCATCGCGGGCGTCGAGATGGTCCGTCAGGGCAAGGGCCTGCCCGTCGGCTCGCTCACGCAGATGGGCACCGCGCGCCTGGGCAAGCGGACCGAGGGCCGCACCGTGAAGATCAAGGACCTGGTGCCGATCGCCCAGCTCCAGGACGTGGTCTTCGGCGCCTGGGACATCATCAACGAGAACGCCGCGCAGGTGGCTGCCCGCTCGGACGTGCTGAGCAAGGAGCACCAGGAGCTGGTGCGCCCGGCGCTGGAGAAGATCGTCCCCAAGAAGGGCGTGCACAACCCCGAGTTCGTGCGCCGCATCGCCGCCAACCACATCAAGGACACCAAGACGCACCGCGAGAGCATCGAGGCGCTGCGCCAGGACATCCGCGACTTCAAGAAGGAGCTCGGGGCCAAGCGCGCGGTGATGATCGTCTGCGCCTCGGTGGAGACGTACACGGGCACCCCGGCGGCCACGCAGTCGCTCGCGGCGCTGGAGAAGGCGCTGGACGCCAATGACGCCTCCATCAACCCCACGCTGCTGTACGCCTACGCGGCGCTGAAGGAGGGCGTGCCCTTCGCCAACGCCACGCCGAACACCTCGGTGGACACCCCCGCGCTGCAGGAGCTGGCGCGCCAGGAGGGCCTGCCGGTCGCGGGTAGGGACTTGAAGAGCGGCCAGACGATGATGAAGACGGTCATCGCCCCCTCGCTCAAGGCGCGCATGCTGGGCCTCGAGGGCTGGTTCTCCACCAACATCCTGGGCAACCGCGACGGCGAGGTGCTGGATGATCCGCAGGCCTTCAAGGCCAAGGAAGTGACCAAGGCGGGCGTGCTGGACACCATCCTCCAGCCCGAGGTGTACCCCGAGCTCTACGGCAAGGTGAGCCACAAGGTCTCGATCCACTACTACCCCCCGCGCGGCGACGCGAAGGAGGGCTGGGACAACATCGACATCTTCGGCTGGCTGGGCTACCCCATGCAGCTGAAGATCAACTTCCTGTGCCGCGACTCCATCCTGGCCGCGCCGCTGGTGCTGGACATCGCCCTGTTCCTGGACCTGGCCAAGCGCCTGGAGTGGAAGGGCATCCAGGAGTGGATGTCGTTCTACTTCAAGAGCCCGATGGCGCAGCCGGGCCTGCAGCCCGAGCACGACCTGTTCATCCAGCAGACGAAGCTGAAGAACACGCTGCGCATCATCGCTGGCGAGGAGCCCATCACCCACCTCGGCCTCGACTACTACGGGGATGACCTCCCTCTCGCCCGCTAA